From one Bacteroides fragilis NCTC 9343 genomic stretch:
- a CDS encoding uroporphyrinogen decarboxylase/cobalamine-independent methonine synthase family protein codes for MENVVPPFKVDVAGTFLLPAALREAREQYRNEQISLLTLRAVEDAEIRNLVDRLKAEGLKVVTDGRFRSDAWPLDFMCGLDGIRFRDDRKTSVELTGRIDVHHHPVLDDFVFLTGVTGGDVIAKQVLPAPSRLLAELMKDANRTELDSVYPDREILLVDLAQTYQKLIMELYRSGCRYLQLDDATRTVTDNAIRVNNMALENLPADLFIAFHSPTEMLFSLQGIHAFFLDYDSECCGKNRLLWFIREKQSVFGFVLSHYPVEEELEELRAKIDQIIRYIPSHRFSLCIPNAEVLPSESYEAAEEKQWHTLKMAEMVAGELWPEEG; via the coding sequence ATGGAAAACGTAGTTCCTCCGTTCAAAGTAGACGTTGCCGGTACTTTTCTTTTGCCCGCTGCATTGAGAGAAGCCCGTGAGCAATATCGAAACGAACAAATCAGCCTGCTGACCTTGCGTGCTGTCGAAGATGCCGAGATACGGAATCTGGTAGACAGACTGAAGGCAGAAGGGTTGAAGGTGGTCACTGACGGCCGTTTCCGCAGTGATGCGTGGCCGCTCGACTTTATGTGCGGATTGGATGGTATCCGGTTCCGGGATGACAGAAAGACCTCTGTCGAACTGACCGGTCGGATCGATGTACATCACCATCCTGTGCTCGATGATTTTGTCTTTCTTACCGGGGTGACCGGTGGAGATGTAATAGCTAAGCAAGTGCTTCCTGCGCCTTCGCGCCTGCTGGCAGAATTAATGAAAGACGCAAACCGGACCGAACTCGATTCGGTCTATCCCGACCGTGAGATACTGTTGGTAGACCTTGCACAGACGTATCAGAAACTGATTATGGAACTGTACAGATCGGGATGCCGTTATCTGCAACTCGATGATGCAACGCGTACGGTGACGGATAACGCGATCCGTGTCAACAACATGGCATTGGAGAATCTTCCCGCCGATCTTTTCATTGCTTTTCATTCACCTACCGAGATGCTTTTCTCGCTACAGGGGATTCATGCTTTTTTCCTCGATTACGATTCGGAATGTTGCGGCAAGAACCGTTTGTTGTGGTTCATCCGCGAGAAGCAATCTGTGTTTGGCTTCGTACTTTCGCATTATCCCGTGGAGGAAGAGCTGGAAGAGTTGAGAGCCAAGATCGACCAGATCATACGTTATATTCCTTCGCACCGTTTCTCGCTGTGCATACCCAATGCCGAAGTGTTGCCTTCGGAATCTTATGAAGCTGCTGAAGAAAAACAGTGGCATACATTGAAAATGGCTGAAATGGTTGCCGGAGAACTCTGGCCGGAAGAAGGATAG
- a CDS encoding TonB-dependent receptor — protein sequence MKKYIFFLVSLCCALLPAMADQPEHPELKASDANIIGHVLDKKTGEHLSYITIALKGTTIGTVTDATGHYFLKNLPEGNFVLEASSVGYKTISRNVSLRKGKTLEENFELEEDAVALDGVVVSANRSVTKRRLAPTLVNVVDMKMFENTNSPTLSQGLNFQPGVRVETNCQNCGFQQVRINGLDGPYTQILIDSRPIFSALSGVYGLEQIPANMIERVEVMRGGGSALFGSSAIAGTINIITKEPLRNSGQLAHTLTSIGGSSSFDNNTSLNASLVTDDHRAGLYVFGQNRHRDAYDHDGDGYSEMPKLKNQTVGFRSFLKTSTYSKLTFEYHHLQEFRRGGNLLNRPPHEADIAEQIQHSINGGGLKFDYFAPNEKHRLTVYTSAQHTDRDSYYGSKKDQNAYGKTTDLTFIGGSQYVYSFGKCLFMPADLTAGLEYNRDNLKDDMWGYNRYTKQTVNIGSAFLQNEWKNEKWSILLGGRLDKHNLINHVIFSPRANLRFNPSEDINLRLSYSSGFRAPQAFDEDLHIENVGGTVSMIERAKNLKEEKSQSFSASADMYHRFGAFQVNFLVEGFYTRLSDVFVLENIGERDGILIKERRNGSGAKVLGLSMEGKMAYLSLFQLQAGVTLQQSRYDEPEKWSETAPAEKKIFRTPNTYGYFTATYMPIKPLSLSLSGTYTGSMLVQHMAGYIDKDVAVNTRDFFDMGVKVAYDFKLYKSVDLQLSAGVQNVFNAYQNDFDQGVERDSGYIYGPAAPRSYFAGIKISY from the coding sequence ATGAAGAAATATATATTTTTCCTCGTTAGCCTGTGCTGTGCCCTGTTGCCTGCTATGGCCGACCAACCGGAACATCCGGAACTGAAAGCGTCTGATGCCAATATCATCGGCCATGTACTCGATAAAAAAACAGGTGAACACCTCTCTTATATAACAATCGCCCTGAAAGGAACTACCATCGGTACGGTGACGGATGCCACCGGACACTATTTCCTGAAAAACCTTCCCGAAGGGAATTTTGTGCTCGAAGCCAGTTCGGTGGGGTATAAAACCATCAGTCGCAATGTCAGTCTCAGGAAAGGAAAGACACTTGAAGAAAATTTTGAGTTGGAAGAAGATGCCGTAGCGCTTGACGGAGTGGTAGTTTCGGCCAATCGCAGCGTGACCAAACGGCGCTTGGCACCTACATTGGTCAATGTGGTAGATATGAAGATGTTTGAGAATACAAACTCGCCTACACTTTCGCAGGGGCTTAACTTCCAGCCCGGTGTCCGGGTCGAAACGAACTGTCAGAATTGCGGTTTCCAGCAGGTGCGCATCAATGGACTGGACGGTCCGTATACACAGATTCTTATCGATTCGCGTCCCATCTTCAGTGCCCTTTCCGGTGTTTACGGGTTGGAACAGATTCCTGCCAATATGATCGAGCGGGTAGAGGTGATGCGAGGCGGAGGTTCTGCCCTGTTCGGTTCGTCCGCTATTGCCGGAACCATTAATATTATCACCAAGGAGCCATTGCGCAATTCGGGGCAGTTGGCACATACTCTTACTTCTATCGGCGGCAGCTCGTCTTTCGATAATAATACTTCGCTGAACGCATCGCTGGTGACCGATGATCATCGGGCGGGACTTTATGTGTTCGGACAGAACCGTCACCGGGATGCGTACGATCATGATGGAGACGGTTATTCCGAAATGCCGAAACTTAAAAACCAGACAGTCGGCTTCCGTTCGTTCCTCAAGACAAGCACTTATTCTAAGTTGACATTTGAGTATCATCACTTACAGGAGTTTCGTCGTGGCGGAAACCTGCTGAACCGTCCGCCTCACGAGGCTGACATTGCCGAGCAGATTCAGCACTCCATCAACGGTGGTGGCTTGAAATTCGATTATTTTGCTCCGAATGAAAAACACCGTCTGACCGTTTATACTTCGGCACAGCATACGGACCGCGACAGTTATTATGGCAGCAAAAAAGACCAGAACGCCTATGGAAAGACAACGGACCTGACATTTATCGGCGGTTCTCAATATGTGTACAGTTTCGGTAAATGCCTTTTCATGCCTGCCGACCTGACTGCGGGATTGGAGTATAACCGGGATAACCTGAAGGACGATATGTGGGGATACAACCGTTATACGAAGCAGACGGTAAATATTGGTAGTGCTTTTTTGCAGAATGAATGGAAAAACGAGAAATGGAGCATTCTGTTGGGCGGACGTCTGGATAAGCACAATCTGATCAACCATGTTATCTTTAGCCCTCGTGCCAATCTCCGTTTCAATCCTTCCGAGGACATTAATCTTCGCCTGAGTTATTCGTCGGGCTTCCGTGCCCCGCAGGCTTTCGACGAAGACCTGCATATTGAGAATGTAGGCGGAACGGTGTCGATGATTGAGCGTGCCAAGAATCTGAAAGAGGAAAAATCTCAGAGTTTCAGCGCTTCAGCCGATATGTATCATCGTTTCGGTGCTTTTCAGGTAAACTTCCTGGTTGAAGGTTTTTATACCAGACTGTCGGATGTATTTGTACTCGAGAACATTGGAGAGCGGGACGGCATTCTTATCAAAGAGCGCCGTAACGGATCGGGAGCCAAAGTATTGGGACTGTCGATGGAGGGAAAAATGGCTTATCTCTCTTTGTTCCAGTTACAGGCAGGAGTCACGTTGCAACAGAGCCGTTATGACGAACCGGAAAAATGGAGCGAAACGGCACCGGCCGAGAAGAAGATTTTCCGTACGCCGAATACCTATGGGTACTTTACGGCAACGTATATGCCGATCAAGCCTCTGTCATTATCCCTGTCGGGCACGTACACCGGATCGATGCTGGTGCAGCACATGGCCGGTTATATTGACAAGGATGTGGCGGTGAATACGCGCGATTTCTTCGATATGGGAGTCAAGGTGGCCTATGATTTCAAACTTTATAAATCGGTGGACCTGCAATTGAGTGCAGGTGTGCAGAATGTGTTCAATGCTTATCAGAACGATTTCGACCAGGGAGTGGAGCGTGACTCCGGATATATTTATGGTCCGGCTGCTCCGCGAAGCTATTTCGCCGGAATAAAGATCAGCTATTAA
- a CDS encoding DUF418 domain-containing protein: MRQTIASKTPRIEVVDALRGFAVMAILLVHNLEHFIFPVYPDAASQPGWLNILDEGVFSVTFSLFAGKAYAIFALLFGLTFYIQYTNQQKKGKDFGYRFLWRLLLLGGFATLNAAFFPAGDVLLLFCVVGIFLFIVRKWSDRTVFILAIFLLLQPVEWYHYVMNLFNPAHSLPDLGVGQMYGEVAEYTKEGDFWKFIWGNVTLGQKASLFWAIGAGRFLQTAGLFLLGMLIGRKQLFVASEATIRFWVKALIWSAVLFGPLYQLKVQLMDAGQPDMIRQTVGVVMDMWQKFAFTIVLVASFVLLYQTEKFRKLTADLRFYGKMSLTNYISQSIAGAIIYFPFALYLAPYCGYTVSLLIGFAFFLLQVRFCKWWLKAHKQGPLESIWHKLTWIRSE; this comes from the coding sequence ATGCGACAAACAATTGCTTCAAAAACTCCCCGTATCGAGGTAGTGGACGCATTGCGCGGTTTTGCCGTGATGGCGATCCTGCTGGTTCATAACCTTGAGCACTTTATCTTTCCTGTATATCCCGACGCAGCCTCCCAACCGGGATGGCTCAATATCCTCGACGAAGGGGTATTCAGTGTGACATTTTCTTTATTTGCCGGGAAAGCGTATGCTATTTTTGCTTTGCTTTTCGGGTTGACGTTCTACATACAGTATACCAACCAACAGAAGAAAGGCAAGGATTTTGGTTACCGTTTTCTTTGGCGTCTGCTCCTGTTGGGTGGTTTTGCCACTTTGAATGCGGCATTCTTCCCCGCAGGAGATGTGTTGCTGCTATTCTGTGTGGTAGGTATTTTCCTGTTTATTGTCCGTAAGTGGAGTGACCGTACGGTATTTATCCTGGCCATTTTCCTGCTGCTGCAACCGGTGGAATGGTATCATTACGTGATGAATCTTTTCAATCCCGCCCATTCTTTGCCCGACCTGGGAGTCGGTCAGATGTATGGCGAAGTAGCCGAATATACCAAGGAAGGAGATTTCTGGAAGTTTATCTGGGGAAATGTAACCTTGGGACAAAAAGCGAGCCTGTTCTGGGCAATAGGTGCAGGACGCTTCCTGCAGACAGCCGGACTGTTTCTGCTGGGAATGTTGATCGGACGAAAGCAACTCTTCGTTGCTTCGGAGGCCACGATCCGCTTTTGGGTGAAAGCCCTGATCTGGAGTGCCGTTCTGTTTGGTCCTCTCTATCAGCTGAAAGTGCAATTGATGGATGCCGGACAGCCGGATATGATACGCCAGACGGTAGGGGTAGTGATGGATATGTGGCAAAAGTTTGCTTTCACAATAGTATTGGTCGCTTCGTTCGTGCTGCTATATCAAACGGAGAAATTCAGGAAGCTGACAGCCGATTTGCGGTTTTATGGTAAGATGAGTCTGACGAACTACATCTCCCAGTCTATTGCCGGAGCTATTATTTATTTCCCGTTCGCGCTGTATCTGGCCCCTTATTGCGGTTATACCGTCAGCCTGCTGATAGGCTTTGCATTCTTCCTTTTGCAGGTTCGTTTCTGTAAATGGTGGCTGAAGGCGCATAAGCAGGGACCTTTGGAAAGCATCTGGCATAAACTGACCTGGATTCGTTCGGAATAA
- a CDS encoding DHA2 family efflux MFS transporter permease subunit — protein sequence MKESSSYKWIVLGNIMIGTFMAVLDSTVVNTGLPVIMGTLGADINVAEWVLTGYMLSMASILPAAGWLSERFGYKKIYFLSLLVFTAGSFMCGSSSTIEELIFWRVIEGFGCGMLLPVGMAIVSDVFPPEQRGTALGFWSIASAASVSFGPAIGGYLVDYMDWNYIFYVNIPIGILALIVTAIVQKEHVKGTGVPFDIPGFITSAIFLPVFMYGLSEVNSSTNSMGWSSPVVLGAMWIAVVTFILFLYFEFTVKTPLINLRLFVDRDFALSNLILFVFGIGMFGSTFLIPLYLQDNLGYSALQAGMFFMPVGIIQGVASPLSGKLMQRINPKVFIVSGILLMALSFYMNYYLSFLTEKWYIILSLYLRGLGMGLLFTPLLTLSLVNIRNSDMAQASSITNIVRQMGGSFGVAIFSHLLTQRTAFHTQRYGEALNYTGDVYRQTLHSLSRFIEHTGGRTPDTAKEVAEMLILKRIDLEGYISAINDDFFIAFIVTLLCVVPVLFLRTKKG from the coding sequence ATGAAAGAAAGTTCTTCTTATAAATGGATCGTATTGGGCAACATCATGATAGGCACCTTTATGGCGGTGCTCGATTCTACAGTCGTCAATACCGGGCTGCCTGTGATTATGGGTACGCTCGGTGCGGATATCAATGTGGCCGAATGGGTGCTGACCGGATACATGCTTTCGATGGCGAGTATTCTTCCTGCTGCCGGATGGCTGTCCGAACGCTTTGGTTATAAAAAGATATATTTCTTGTCCCTACTCGTATTTACGGCCGGTTCCTTCATGTGTGGCAGTTCATCTACCATCGAAGAGCTGATCTTCTGGCGGGTGATCGAAGGTTTCGGATGCGGCATGCTCCTTCCTGTCGGCATGGCTATTGTGAGCGATGTATTCCCTCCCGAACAACGGGGGACGGCATTGGGGTTCTGGTCCATCGCTTCTGCCGCTTCGGTCTCTTTCGGGCCTGCTATCGGTGGATACCTGGTAGATTATATGGACTGGAACTATATCTTTTATGTCAACATCCCGATAGGAATCCTGGCCCTGATCGTCACTGCCATTGTGCAAAAGGAACATGTGAAAGGAACCGGAGTTCCTTTCGATATCCCGGGTTTCATCACTTCAGCCATCTTCTTGCCTGTCTTCATGTACGGGCTTTCCGAAGTCAATTCGTCAACCAATTCCATGGGATGGAGCAGTCCCGTAGTACTTGGTGCCATGTGGATTGCAGTGGTCACTTTTATTCTTTTCCTTTATTTCGAGTTTACCGTCAAGACACCGCTGATCAATCTGCGCCTGTTTGTCGACAGGGACTTTGCGTTGTCCAACCTGATTCTGTTTGTTTTTGGTATCGGTATGTTCGGCAGTACGTTTTTGATTCCGCTCTATTTACAGGATAATCTGGGCTATTCGGCTTTGCAGGCCGGTATGTTTTTCATGCCAGTGGGGATTATCCAGGGAGTGGCTTCTCCTTTGTCCGGCAAACTGATGCAACGGATCAACCCCAAGGTCTTTATCGTGTCGGGAATCCTGTTGATGGCTTTGAGTTTCTATATGAACTATTATCTGTCTTTTCTGACCGAGAAGTGGTACATCATACTGAGTCTTTATCTGCGCGGACTGGGTATGGGATTGCTCTTCACCCCGTTGCTGACCCTGTCGCTGGTGAATATCCGTAACAGTGATATGGCACAGGCTTCCAGTATCACGAACATTGTCCGGCAGATGGGAGGAAGTTTCGGAGTAGCCATCTTCAGTCATCTGCTGACACAGCGTACGGCTTTTCACACGCAGCGATATGGCGAAGCACTCAACTATACAGGAGACGTATACCGGCAGACCCTTCATTCCTTGAGCCGGTTTATAGAACATACAGGGGGCAGAACGCCCGATACAGCCAAAGAAGTGGCGGAGATGCTGATATTGAAGCGTATCGATCTGGAGGGATACATCAGTGCCATTAACGACGATTTCTTTATCGCCTTTATCGTCACGTTGCTGTGTGTCGTTCCGGTATTGTTTCTCAGGACGAAGAAAGGATAG
- a CDS encoding HlyD family secretion protein, with the protein MDAANTSNPSDKKKFIWLVILLIIAIVVAVVWWWNYRKYVSTIDANLDGSRVNVSVRAMAPLSAVFKQEGDSVKRGELLAVLDSTMTEDYRIVSPVDGLIAKQWVVPGDLLQPGENIFTLNEGKKLWVTVYLQETKFDEVRMGQQALFTLDAYPGLTFYGKIFYIGANTASEFSLIPPDNASGNYTKVAQRIPLKISIDRVEGKEKLKANLRLLSGMSANVKIVKE; encoded by the coding sequence ATGGACGCTGCAAATACATCGAATCCCTCTGATAAGAAAAAGTTTATCTGGCTGGTGATATTGCTTATCATCGCTATTGTCGTAGCCGTTGTCTGGTGGTGGAACTATCGAAAATACGTATCTACCATAGATGCAAACCTGGATGGCAGTCGTGTGAATGTGTCCGTCCGTGCGATGGCCCCTTTGTCTGCTGTCTTCAAGCAGGAGGGTGACAGCGTGAAGAGAGGTGAACTGCTGGCTGTGCTCGACAGCACGATGACTGAGGATTACCGGATTGTTTCACCTGTCGATGGCTTGATAGCCAAGCAGTGGGTGGTTCCCGGCGATCTGTTGCAGCCGGGCGAGAACATCTTTACCTTGAACGAGGGCAAGAAACTCTGGGTGACTGTCTACTTGCAGGAGACTAAGTTTGATGAAGTCCGTATGGGACAACAGGCTCTTTTCACCCTCGACGCCTATCCCGGACTGACGTTTTACGGCAAAATCTTCTATATCGGTGCCAATACTGCATCCGAGTTTTCTCTGATTCCCCCTGATAACGCATCGGGCAACTATACAAAGGTGGCCCAGCGGATTCCCCTGAAGATATCAATCGACCGGGTAGAAGGTAAAGAGAAACTGAAAGCCAATCTCCGACTGCTTTCGGGGATGTCTGCTAACGTGAAGATCGTCAAAGAATGA
- a CDS encoding aspartate:alanine exchanger family transporter yields the protein MFTDLLHSSYFSLFLIVALGFMLGRIKIKGLSLDVSAVIFIALLFGHFGVIIPKELGNFGLVLFIFTIGIQAGPGFFDSFRSKGKTLIIITMLIISSACLTAVGLKYAFGIDTPSVVGLVAGALTSTPGLAVAIDSTNSPLASIAYGIAYPFGVIGVILFVKLLPKIMRIDLDKEARRLEIERRGQFPELGTCIYRITNPSVFGRSLMQINARAMTGAVISRLKHQEEISIPTAHTVLHEGDYIQAVGSEEALTQLAVLVGEREEGELPLENTQEIESLLLTKKDMINKQLGDLNLMKNFGCTVTRVRRSGIDLSPSPDLALKFGDKLMVVGEKEGIKGVARLLGNNAKKLSDTDFFPIAMGIVLGVLFGKLNISFPGGLSFSPGLTGGVLMVALLLSAIGKTGPILWSMSGPANQLLRQLGLLLFLAEVGTSAGKNLVATFQESGLLLFGVGAAITLVPMLIAVFVGRLVFKISLLDLLGTITGGMTSTPGLAAADSMVDSNIPSVAYATVYPIAMVFLILFIQVIATVVY from the coding sequence ATGTTTACTGATTTATTGCACTCCTCTTATTTCTCTCTCTTCCTTATTGTTGCGTTGGGCTTCATGTTGGGAAGAATCAAGATTAAGGGGCTATCGCTCGACGTGTCGGCGGTTATCTTCATTGCCCTTCTTTTCGGGCATTTCGGTGTGATTATTCCCAAGGAACTGGGGAATTTCGGATTGGTACTTTTTATCTTTACCATCGGTATCCAGGCGGGGCCGGGATTCTTCGATTCTTTCCGCAGTAAGGGGAAGACGCTGATCATTATTACCATGCTTATCATCAGTTCTGCCTGTCTGACTGCTGTCGGGTTAAAGTATGCGTTTGGCATCGATACACCGAGTGTGGTGGGGCTGGTAGCCGGAGCGCTGACCAGTACACCGGGTTTGGCCGTTGCCATCGACAGCACCAACTCTCCGTTGGCTTCTATCGCTTATGGTATTGCCTATCCGTTTGGCGTGATTGGTGTCATCCTGTTTGTGAAGTTGCTGCCGAAGATAATGCGTATCGACCTTGACAAAGAGGCCCGTCGTCTTGAGATAGAGCGTCGCGGACAGTTTCCGGAACTGGGAACCTGCATTTATCGTATCACGAATCCGAGTGTATTCGGCCGTAGCCTGATGCAGATCAATGCACGTGCCATGACAGGAGCCGTTATCTCACGCCTGAAGCATCAGGAAGAGATATCCATTCCGACAGCCCATACGGTGCTCCATGAAGGGGACTACATTCAGGCAGTGGGTAGCGAAGAAGCTCTGACACAACTTGCCGTGCTGGTAGGTGAACGTGAAGAAGGTGAACTTCCGTTGGAAAACACGCAAGAAATCGAATCATTGCTGTTGACCAAGAAAGATATGATCAATAAGCAGTTGGGCGACCTGAACCTGATGAAGAATTTCGGTTGTACCGTGACACGTGTCCGTCGAAGCGGTATCGACCTCTCTCCGTCACCCGACCTGGCATTGAAGTTTGGCGATAAACTGATGGTCGTTGGTGAGAAAGAAGGTATCAAGGGAGTAGCCCGTCTGCTGGGTAATAATGCCAAGAAGCTTTCCGACACGGATTTCTTCCCCATTGCTATGGGTATTGTGCTGGGAGTTCTGTTCGGCAAACTCAATATCTCGTTCCCGGGCGGATTATCCTTTTCACCGGGATTGACAGGTGGTGTGCTGATGGTGGCTTTGCTGCTGAGCGCGATAGGCAAGACCGGGCCTATCCTTTGGTCTATGTCCGGACCTGCCAACCAATTGCTTCGTCAGTTGGGACTGTTGCTTTTCCTTGCCGAGGTAGGTACGTCGGCAGGTAAGAATCTGGTCGCTACTTTCCAGGAGAGCGGTCTGCTGCTGTTCGGAGTAGGTGCCGCCATTACTTTAGTACCGATGCTGATTGCTGTGTTCGTCGGACGTCTGGTGTTTAAGATCAGCTTGCTCGATTTGCTGGGTACCATTACCGGCGGTATGACCAGTACGCCGGGACTTGCGGCTGCCGACTCGATGGTAGACAGCAATATCCCGAGTGTAGCTTATGCTACGGTATATCCGATTGCAATGGTATTCCTGATCCTGTTTATACAGGTGATTGCAACAGTGGTGTACTAA
- a CDS encoding cation diffusion facilitator family transporter, translating to MAHSHEHHHEHVHELTSLNKSFIIGITLNILFVLVEFGIGFYYDSLGLLSDAGHNLGDVASLVLAMLAFRLAKVHPNSRYTYGYKKSTVLVSLLNAVILLVAVGIIITESIEKLFHPVPVEGAAIAWTAGVGVVINAVTAWLFMKDKEKDLNVKGAYLHMAADTLVSVGVVISGIIIMYTGWTLVDPIIGLVIAVIIVISTWSLLHDSLRLSLDGVPMGIDSEKIGRVILEQPGVESYHHLHIWALSTTETALTAHIVIGDLRRMEEVKREVKHELEHVGITHATLEFEYKGACCEGEDCIS from the coding sequence ATGGCACATTCTCACGAACATCATCACGAGCACGTCCACGAACTGACGTCGCTCAATAAATCTTTTATAATTGGCATTACGCTGAATATTTTGTTTGTCCTCGTTGAGTTCGGCATCGGTTTCTATTATGATTCTTTGGGGTTGCTTTCCGATGCCGGGCACAACTTGGGCGATGTGGCAAGCCTTGTGCTTGCCATGCTTGCTTTCCGGTTGGCAAAGGTGCATCCCAACAGTCGTTATACATACGGTTATAAAAAGAGTACGGTACTGGTATCTCTGCTCAATGCTGTTATTCTTCTGGTTGCCGTCGGCATTATCATCACCGAGAGTATAGAGAAGTTGTTCCATCCCGTTCCGGTTGAAGGTGCTGCCATTGCCTGGACGGCAGGTGTGGGAGTGGTTATCAATGCCGTTACAGCCTGGCTTTTTATGAAAGATAAGGAAAAAGACCTCAACGTGAAAGGAGCTTATCTGCATATGGCTGCCGATACGTTGGTATCGGTGGGAGTGGTCATTTCGGGTATTATCATCATGTACACCGGTTGGACACTTGTCGATCCGATCATCGGCCTGGTGATTGCCGTCATCATTGTCATCTCAACCTGGAGCTTACTGCACGACAGCCTCCGCCTTTCGCTCGACGGAGTCCCGATGGGAATAGATAGTGAAAAGATCGGGCGGGTTATCCTGGAGCAACCCGGTGTGGAGAGTTATCACCATCTGCATATCTGGGCATTGAGCACTACCGAAACAGCATTGACTGCCCATATCGTGATAGGCGATCTCCGCCGTATGGAAGAGGTAAAGCGCGAGGTTAAGCATGAACTGGAACATGTCGGGATCACTCATGCCACTTTAGAATTTGAGTATAAAGGAGCATGTTGCGAAGGGGAGGATTGTATTTCTTAA
- a CDS encoding DUF6686 family protein, protein MMELISRTRNGMITYCAHCKVYHLEFGNLFFRLSEAGFECLRNYIVSINGPYCERSNRKMNANRKIFLKLPAQNVYFCVCTAELEELKSLVLLQSPAVEETDGLIPFMHDISLN, encoded by the coding sequence ATGATGGAACTAATCAGCAGAACCCGCAATGGAATGATTACTTACTGTGCCCATTGTAAAGTGTATCATCTGGAATTTGGCAACCTTTTCTTTCGTCTGTCCGAAGCCGGATTTGAGTGTCTACGCAATTATATTGTATCGATTAACGGACCTTACTGTGAGAGGTCGAACAGGAAAATGAATGCCAACCGGAAGATCTTTCTGAAATTGCCGGCCCAGAATGTCTATTTCTGTGTCTGTACGGCCGAACTTGAAGAACTGAAGTCTCTGGTTTTGCTGCAGTCGCCGGCCGTTGAAGAAACGGATGGCTTGATACCTTTTATGCATGATATTTCATTGAACTAA
- a CDS encoding calycin-like domain-containing protein produces MKKKLFTPSTLLLLGMLSLFSACNNDDDGTNKAQEIAGKYEGYSIGNCAMFTDYVMGEKSVATIVPNEDGTINVTYDSGSGEFKLNNIKVTSKTFEGSGQVELSMNDKPAGAKDFTLTGSIDEQQKLTLKVNVPSVMGGLTIEFIQGTLPISYHVSGTYNKEANLSVSVGSTTYPDITDCKVSIKRSSDDTVELTLKGLSNLNSSQTGRAMNLGDFTVTDVKVTSTDNSIFKIEGSINTTDTNNTPITGTLSGTVSNSETNITFTFKPGAMPIDITAMFKGKK; encoded by the coding sequence ATGAAAAAGAAATTATTTACACCGAGCACACTTCTCCTTTTGGGAATGTTATCTCTTTTTAGCGCATGTAATAACGATGATGACGGTACGAATAAGGCTCAGGAGATAGCTGGAAAATACGAAGGCTACTCAATAGGTAATTGTGCCATGTTCACAGACTATGTAATGGGTGAAAAATCAGTAGCAACGATTGTTCCCAATGAAGATGGCACTATAAATGTAACCTATGATTCCGGATCCGGTGAGTTTAAATTGAATAATATTAAAGTTACTTCCAAAACATTCGAAGGATCGGGACAGGTAGAACTCTCCATGAACGATAAACCTGCAGGTGCTAAAGATTTTACACTCACAGGAAGCATAGATGAACAGCAAAAACTAACCCTTAAAGTGAATGTACCAAGTGTGATGGGAGGGCTTACTATTGAATTTATACAAGGGACATTGCCTATATCATATCACGTTTCGGGTACTTACAACAAAGAAGCCAATTTATCAGTCAGTGTCGGATCGACTACATATCCGGATATCACAGATTGTAAAGTCAGCATAAAACGTTCATCGGATGATACTGTAGAGCTTACTCTTAAAGGACTATCTAACTTGAACAGTTCTCAAACAGGCAGAGCTATGAATTTAGGAGACTTCACAGTAACTGATGTTAAAGTTACCAGCACTGACAATAGTATTTTCAAGATTGAAGGAAGCATTAATACTACTGATACCAACAACACCCCAATTACCGGAACTCTTTCAGGTACAGTGAGCAATAGTGAAACTAATATTACTTTCACTTTTAAACCCGGTGCCATGCCAATTGATATTACCGCAATGTTTAAAGGAAAGAAATAA